One window of the Hypanus sabinus isolate sHypSab1 chromosome 13, sHypSab1.hap1, whole genome shotgun sequence genome contains the following:
- the LOC132404267 gene encoding uncharacterized protein LOC132404267: MEVQGAGLGTVDSLLSKERRNGLRILYLNARSVRNKADELEAQMKMGNYDIVGITETWLQGDQAWELSVPGYTCYRRDRNMGRGGGVALLVRNEIQSLARGDLGTGEVESVWIELRNSKGKKTLMGVVYRPPNSSVDIGYKLIRELTLACAKGNVVVMGDFNMQVNWENQVGAGPQDREFVECLRDVFLEQLVLEPTRNEAILDLVMCNEQELISDLEVKEPLGSSDHNMISFYVQFERDKGRSEVSVLQLNKGDYGAMREELTKVKWADALAGKTVDQQWQIFLGIIQKMQKQFIPMRRKDSKRGKGATVVDKGSQRLYSIKEKEV, from the coding sequence atggaagttcaaggagctgggttaggtacagtagacagtcttttaagcaaagaaaggaggaatgggctaagaattctatacttgaatgcacgtagtgtcagaaataaggcagatgagcttgaagctcagatgaaaatggggaactacgatattgttgggataacagagacatggctgcaaggggatcaggcctgggaattgagtgtaccagggtatacgtgctatcgtagagacagaaatatgggaagagggggtggggtggccctgttggtaaggaatgagattcagtccttagcaagaggtgacttgggaacaggggaagtagagtctgtgtggattgagctgaggaacagcaagggtaaaaagaccctaatgggtgttgtgtacaggcccccaaacagtagcgtggatattgggtacaagttgattagggagttaacattggcatgtgctaaaggtaatgtagtcgttatgggagatttcaacatgcaggtgaactgggagaatcaggtaggtgctggaccccaggatagggagtttgtggagtgtctaagggatgtatttttggaacagcttgtgcttgagccaaccaggaacgaggctattttggacttggtgatgtgtaatgaacaggaattgataagtgatcttgaagtaaaggagccattaggaagtagtgatcataacatgataagtttttatgtacaatttgagagggataagggcagatcagaggtgtcagtgttgcaattaaataaaggagactacggagccatgagggaagagctgaccaaagttaaatgggcggatgccctggcaggaaagacagtggatcagcagtggcagatattcttgggcataatacaaaagatgcaaaagcagttcattccaatgagaaggaaggattcaaagagggggaaaggggccacagtggttgacaaaggaagtcagagattgtatagcattaaagaaaaagaagtatga